The Candidatus Mesenet endosymbiont of Agriotes lineatus region TTTTCTTTAGTAGAATTCTCAAATATTGCTTCAATAAGATACTTTTCTATTTCCGATACACTTGTATCTTCATTATTTGGCTTAATTGTGAATTCTTTAATATTAGACAATGTTTTTTTGAATCCATCTTCTAGTACATCTGGCATAACTATATTTTTTATTTAAACGCATTATATGAATAATAGCATAACTCTGATAAAATTAAGATTATTTTAAAAGGAATAGTTGATGCTTTCTTCTAAAACACACACACAACAGGAGCATGATCTGAAGCATTATCTTTACCACGTAGTTTGTTATTTATATAGCACTTCTCTAACCTATCTGTGGCTTCTGGTGATAATAAAATGTGGTCTATTCTCATACCCTTATTCTTCTGCCATGAGCCTTCTCGGTAATCCCACCAGCTAAACTCTTTACTTTCTGGATTTGTTATTCTAAATGCATCACAGTAGCCTGAATGAAGTATAGCAAAAAGCTTTCCTCGCTCATCTATATGAAAACCTATCTTATCTTCATTGGCATAATCGTCATGCACATCTATCTTATTTGGTGCAACATTATAATCGCCACCTACTAAGGTTATTTCTTCCTTTTTAAACAAGTCATGTAAACGCTGATATAATAAGTCAAGAAAATGTAACTTATACTTAAATATTTCAGAATCAATGCTTTGGCCATTTGGTACATATACACTCGCAACCCTTAGATTAAAACCATTACATTCAATCAAACACTCCAAATAACGTGCTTCTTCATTATCAACAATACTTGTGTTTAAACTATCCTCAACTACTGGATATTTTGATAATATCGCAACACCATTCCTAGCTTTTTCTCCATGCACTATACACTTATAACCCAAGTGCTCTATTTGTTCATAAGGAAACTGCTCATTTGTACATTTTATCTCTTGTAGCATTATAATATCAATTTCATCTTCAGTAATAAAGCTACAGAGTTGATCGATCCGTTTGCGTATAGAGTTAACGTTCCAAGTGGCAATTTTTAGCATAAATTTAATACAGTTATATCACTATCTATAGTAACCCTTTTTCTTTAAAACTAAAATATCTTTTAGGGGTTACTATTATATGATCCAAAAACTCGATCTACATACAATGACACGCTAAAGAAAGTTTTTTTGTAATATCTATATCATTCTCTGAAGGTCTTACATTGCCGCTTAAGTGGTTATGACTTACTACAATTGATGTTGCTCTTAAAGATAATGCCCTCTTTATAACATTTCTAATGTAGAGTGGTGCCTGATCTACTGTTCCATATTTTTGTAGCTCATCAGCAATTATGCGATATTTTTTATTTAAGTATATTACACGAAAATTCATCCTGTCATACATACCCACACTAACTTTTAAGTAATCTATTAATTTTTTCCAATTACTAACAATGGGCAATGTCTCTATCTCTTCCTGTAATATCCGTTTTAAAATTTCTTTCACGCATAATATAGAAGTTACTACTGCATCATTTACACCTTTTACGCTCTTTAAATCATAAATGTTGGCACTAAAGATCTTAGTAATACTACCTAGCTTACCCATTAACCTATATACGATTTCTCTAACATTTGGTTGTGCCCTATACAATATAAGCTCCATGATTTCACTATTTTTCATCACTTGCTATAAAAAACTTTGAATGTAAATATTGCTGCCTTTTATCCTGAGCTCTACTTTGAATAATGTTTACATTACTGTTCATTTCTTCTCTATATTTAATCATTAAGATATTAACATCTATTAAGAATAAATAAATTAATTTATGCTAATATCATATAATCTCAACAATAATCTACAATGCACACTTTCCTAGGTAAGAAGATTAAAAAGTATCTAAAATATCGGTGTTTAAATAGTGAGGATAAGACTCTTTTTGCCATATATGATATCCCTCAAGGAATGCTCATAGATTATGATTTAGAACAAGTATTGCTTGATCATTTTCAGTTGTCTTACATATACTCAATGACTAGTTCTCTTTTATTATATAAGACGTAAGATCGACAATAAACTGATAGATAATAAGTGTTTAAATTACGAAAATAATAATTTTAAAAATATCATATGCTTACTTGTTTTATCTAATGATGTAGAAGAAAATCTGCGTATGCAACTCATTCATTTTAATCAAGATCAACTAACTGGGGCATTTCAAAGTAATGGCTTTATCCAAAGAAGTGAACCATTCGAAGTTTTCAAAGACTATTATTATAATTGTGTGCATTCTACCGAGTATTTAGCTAATCCAAAATTAACACTAATTATCCCTTATTTTCTTTGCCAACTAGTTGAAGAGGAGAATCTCAGTAATGAAGACATTGATCGCTATATTAGTTTTAAAAACGAGTTCTTCAAACAGAAGGAACGTACCTCTGATAATAAAGAATATGCCTTAAAATTTTTAAGTGATAGTTTAGATAATCGAGAATTGAGAGATGAAATTTTACAAATTAAAAACTTTGACTATAAATACTGACGGTTTAATCCAACTGATTATTAGTTTGGCAAAACAAAGAATTCTAAAATATAGTTGATCTTATAAATCTCCTTTGTTATAATTCCTACAGTAGGCCATTTTCATAGAAGCTAAAGTGATTTTTTGCTGTAATGATGATATGATCCACAACCTCTATGCCGATACTATGGCAGGCTATAGAAATCTGTTTTGTCATCTCTATGTCATTTTGTGAGGGCTCAACACTGCCGCTTGGATGGTTGTGCGATATAATTATAGAAGTCGCTCCTACTAGTAATGCCCTTTTTATAACTTCTCTTGTATACAGTGGTGTTTGATCTATTGTTCCAGTATCTTGGATATATTCATCAATTAAACGATGTCTTTTATTTAAATAAATCACTCGAAAGTTTTCTTTACTTATCTGACCTATTGTTAGCTTAAGGTATTCAATTAACTTTTCTATGTTGTTTATTATTGGTAGTTTTTTTAGATCTTCTCTTAATGTTCTCTCTAAAGTTTCCTTTATGCAAAAAATTATTGCTATTGCTGAGCTGTTCACCCCAGAGACACTTTTTAGCTCATGAAAATCTGCATTCACTACTCTCCCCACGTTATTGAACAAACCTATTAATTTTTCTGCAACAGCTCTACTTCTTGTTTTACGATAAGTGGAGTATAAAATTAACTCAAGTATTTCGTGATCAAACAATGACCTACCCCTGCTAGATAATATACGTGCTTCAAGTCTTTTTCTTCTTCTTTTTCCATTTTTGCTTCCATTACCATTATTATTCATAAAACTCTTAAGTAGCATATAAATTTTAGATCTGATATCTACAGTGGTGGTCATCTATCCATCTATTTCTACTTAAGTCAACTTATATTTATCTTATTTTCTTGATGTTTTTTATTTATAAGATATTCATTAAAGTACAGAAGATGTTAATGTTTAGA contains the following coding sequences:
- the radC gene encoding RadC family protein; this encodes MNNNGNGSKNGKRRRKRLEARILSSRGRSLFDHEILELILYSTYRKTRSRAVAEKLIGLFNNVGRVVNADFHELKSVSGVNSSAIAIIFCIKETLERTLREDLKKLPIINNIEKLIEYLKLTIGQISKENFRVIYLNKRHRLIDEYIQDTGTIDQTPLYTREVIKRALLVGATSIIISHNHPSGSVEPSQNDIEMTKQISIACHSIGIEVVDHIIITAKNHFSFYENGLL
- the xth gene encoding exodeoxyribonuclease III encodes the protein MLKIATWNVNSIRKRIDQLCSFITEDEIDIIMLQEIKCTNEQFPYEQIEHLGYKCIVHGEKARNGVAILSKYPVVEDSLNTSIVDNEEARYLECLIECNGFNLRVASVYVPNGQSIDSEIFKYKLHFLDLLYQRLHDLFKKEEITLVGGDYNVAPNKIDVHDDYANEDKIGFHIDERGKLFAILHSGYCDAFRITNPESKEFSWWDYREGSWQKNKGMRIDHILLSPEATDRLEKCYINNKLRGKDNASDHAPVVCVF